The following are from one region of the Coffea eugenioides isolate CCC68of chromosome 2, Ceug_1.0, whole genome shotgun sequence genome:
- the LOC113763085 gene encoding anthocyanin regulatory C1 protein-like isoform X1 produces MGRRPCCAREGLNRGAWTPLEDKMLRDYVQSHGAGKWTSLAKRAGLKRCGKSCRLRWLNYLRPDIKRGNITDDEEDLIIRLHKLLGNRWSLIAGRLPGRTDNEIKNYWNTNIVKKIQIQDGQHLASSSSTKRKPSSTRSRSAVLQNLTSADKPPNSEKLGSFCTPVIRTKARRCTKVFINAHLQASAGAEQGGIIMAVKAQAPPPSSDAKNNFNKTPTGHNNTVGPEPPSGGVKESLPIFPGEEGYLSGFMMDFEIEEKFLLDFLNTDFGGFEHEFIERVAEGTNGETNDEVGTAGVAQGTNIETNDEAEANHFSPNSCPRWLSHDDRNHADLGSITTLLDPALVWHHDN; encoded by the exons atgggGAGACGCCCATGTTGTGCTAGGGAAGGCTTAAACAGAGGGGCTTGGACACCATTGGAAGATAAAATGCTAAGAGACTATGTCCAGTCCCACGGCGCAGGAAAATGGACAAGTCTTGCCAAACGAGCAG GTCTCAAAAGATGCGGGAAGAGTTGCAGACTTCGTTGGTTGAACTATCTTAGACCTGACATCAAGAGAGGAAACATAACCGATGATGAAGAGGACCTCATAATCAGGCTACACAAGCTCCTTGGAAACAG GTGGTCTTTGATAGCTGGAAGGCTTCCGGGACGAACAGACAATGAGATCAAGAACTATTGGAACACCAACATCgtcaaaaaaattcaaattcaagacGGCCAACACTTAGCTAGCTCCTCCAGCACAAAACGCAAACCGTCATCAACTAGGTCCAGATCAGCAGTACTGCAAAATTTAACGAGTGCTGACAAACCACCAAATTCAGAAAAGCTTGGATCCTTCTGTACTCCTGTGATCCGAACCAAAGCTAGGAGGTGCACTAAAGTTTTCATCAACGCACACTTGCAAGCTTCTGCAGGTGCAGAACAAGGTGGTATTATTATGGCGGTGAAAGCTCAAGCTCCACCGCCCAGCAGTGATGccaaaaacaacttcaacaaAACTCCTACTGGTCATAACAACACCGTTGGTCCGGAGCCACCTTCAGGTGGGGTAAAGGAATCACTACCAATTTTTCCCGGAGAAGAAGGCTACTTATCGGGCTTCATGATGGATTTCGAAATCGAGGAGAAGTTCCTTTTGGATTTTCTCAACACGGATTTCGGGGGATTCGAACACGAATTTATCGAGAGAGTAGCAGAGGGTACCAACGGTGAGACCAATGATGAGGTTGGGACCGCGGGAGTGGCACAGGGTACCAACATTGAGACCAATGATGAGGCTGAGGCCAACCATTTTTCTCCCAACTCTTGTCCAAGATGGCTTTCGCATGATGATCGTAATCATGCAGATCTTGGTTCCATCACAACTCTTCTTGATCCTGCATTGGTCTGGCATCATGACAACTAA
- the LOC113757687 gene encoding cytochrome P450 71A9-like, whose amino-acid sequence MEWLNKFNAMDSRLDKNFRELDDFFDKLIQEHHDPQRIKPDHDDPVDVLLRIQGDAAQAIRGFQIRVKTRASIATDPTFWEKRNDFKPERFLNSSVDSRGQNFELIRYGTGRSCPGIDFSVPVIELAVANLLALFNWSLREGIFTEDLDIEEALGLTVHKKSQVK is encoded by the exons ATGGAATGGCTTAACAAGTTTAATGCCATGGATTCAAGGCTCGATAAGAACTTCAGGGAGCTGGATGATTTCTTTGACAAGTTAATACAGGAGCATCACGATCCCCAGAGAATTAAACCCGACCACGATGATCCTGTTGATGTATTGCTCCGAATCCAGGGAGATGCAGCCCAAGCAATCA GAGGGTTCCAAATTCGGGTCAAAACAAGAGCTTCAATTGCTACTGACCCTACATTCTGGGAAAAGCGAAATGACTTCAAGCCAGAAAGATTCTTGAATAGCTCTGTGGATTCCAGAGGGCAAAATTTTGAGCTGATCCGGTACGGGACAGGGAGGAGTTGTCCTGGAATTGATTTTTCTGTCCCAGTCATTGAGCTTGCCGTTGCTAATCTTCTGGCTCTATTTAATTGGTCACTTCGTGAAGGAATATTTACTGAAGATTTAGATATAGAAGAAGCATTGGGACTCACAGTGCACAAGAAAAGTCAAGTGAAGTAA
- the LOC113763085 gene encoding transcription factor MYB80-like isoform X2: MCSRWANTYFYLICRDLTVVRWSLIAGRLPGRTDNEIKNYWNTNIVKKIQIQDGQHLASSSSTKRKPSSTRSRSAVLQNLTSADKPPNSEKLGSFCTPVIRTKARRCTKVFINAHLQASAGAEQGGIIMAVKAQAPPPSSDAKNNFNKTPTGHNNTVGPEPPSGGVKESLPIFPGEEGYLSGFMMDFEIEEKFLLDFLNTDFGGFEHEFIERVAEGTNGETNDEVGTAGVAQGTNIETNDEAEANHFSPNSCPRWLSHDDRNHADLGSITTLLDPALVWHHDN; this comes from the exons ATGTGCAGCAGATGGGCCAACACGTACTTCTACCTAATTTGTCGAGATTTGACAGTTGTTAG GTGGTCTTTGATAGCTGGAAGGCTTCCGGGACGAACAGACAATGAGATCAAGAACTATTGGAACACCAACATCgtcaaaaaaattcaaattcaagacGGCCAACACTTAGCTAGCTCCTCCAGCACAAAACGCAAACCGTCATCAACTAGGTCCAGATCAGCAGTACTGCAAAATTTAACGAGTGCTGACAAACCACCAAATTCAGAAAAGCTTGGATCCTTCTGTACTCCTGTGATCCGAACCAAAGCTAGGAGGTGCACTAAAGTTTTCATCAACGCACACTTGCAAGCTTCTGCAGGTGCAGAACAAGGTGGTATTATTATGGCGGTGAAAGCTCAAGCTCCACCGCCCAGCAGTGATGccaaaaacaacttcaacaaAACTCCTACTGGTCATAACAACACCGTTGGTCCGGAGCCACCTTCAGGTGGGGTAAAGGAATCACTACCAATTTTTCCCGGAGAAGAAGGCTACTTATCGGGCTTCATGATGGATTTCGAAATCGAGGAGAAGTTCCTTTTGGATTTTCTCAACACGGATTTCGGGGGATTCGAACACGAATTTATCGAGAGAGTAGCAGAGGGTACCAACGGTGAGACCAATGATGAGGTTGGGACCGCGGGAGTGGCACAGGGTACCAACATTGAGACCAATGATGAGGCTGAGGCCAACCATTTTTCTCCCAACTCTTGTCCAAGATGGCTTTCGCATGATGATCGTAATCATGCAGATCTTGGTTCCATCACAACTCTTCTTGATCCTGCATTGGTCTGGCATCATGACAACTAA